Below is a window of Candidatus Zixiibacteriota bacterium DNA.
TAGAAGATGCCAATGTCACATTGCGGCAGCGACACACTGCGTTGAGCTTTCGGATAGATGACGGAACCGACAGCTTGGTTGTACAGGTGGTCGAGACGGAATCCGGAGATGTCATAAAGCAGATTCCGACTGACGAGATACTGGCAATGCGGCAGCGGTTACAGGAAACCATAGGTGTTCTACTGGACACCAGAGGTTAGAATGCGTAATCGGGGAAGGCACCTGTCTTCCCCGACAAAAAGGATTTCAAAATGCCCGGTTTTAATTCCATTGATGGAATTGCCTCCAATCTGAACACAACAGAGATTGTCGAAGCAATAATAAATTCCGAACGCGGTCACATAAGGCTTATGGAAGAGCAACAGTCCAGCCGTACTGACCAAATGACCGTCTATAATTCGGTCTCTGCACTATTAATTGGTCTTAAGACGAAAGCTGCGCAATTAGCTCAGCCAGCAACTTTTGACAAAACGAAAATCAGCATATCGGATGATTCCTATATCTCTGCAGCAGTATCAAGCAAAGTTGCTACAGGCTCATATCGACTGTCCATCCAGCAGCTGGCAAGAAACCACCAGGTCGCAAGTCAG
It encodes the following:
- a CDS encoding flagellar protein FlaG, which gives rise to MDPNNDVSLSTAKPFGLPVFADALKSPMLDEAEGLGAVARGTKELSLSEKGDEQTEPATNESIRSLIEDANVTLRQRHTALSFRIDDGTDSLVVQVVETESGDVIKQIPTDEILAMRQRLQETIGVLLDTRG